ACTATGTTCCATGAACATTTCATAATGGCTTCCACTCCTTGAGTTCTTTTCTCAGGACCTCAAATGCCCTCGCAAGATGGCTTTTTACCGCGCCTTCGGTTATTTCCATGATTTCTGCAATTTCTCTGGTCGTGAGACCTTCCAGGAATTTCAACTCTACTGCTATCTGTTGTTTTTTGGAAAGTTTACCGATTGCATTGAAGATTGACGATTTCATTTCGGCTTCGAAAATCTGATCATAAGGAGAAGGTTCTCTCCTCTGTGAGCCGTTTCTGAGCGCCCAGTCTTTGATTTTTTCAAACAGTGCTATGCGTTTTTTTTCTTTTAAGCACTCGTTTACGAGTATTCGATACAACCAGGTCTGGAGAGATGACCTTCCCTCGAAGCTTTTTAC
This portion of the Thermodesulforhabdus norvegica genome encodes:
- a CDS encoding RNA polymerase sigma factor, whose amino-acid sequence is MNNTDEQELIERAKKGDVKAQADVIKKYGDMIFRAAYRLCDFDRETALDVTQETFCRFLSSVKSFEGRSSLQTWLYRILVNECLKEKKRIALFEKIKDWALRNGSQRREPSPYDQIFEAEMKSSIFNAIGKLSKKQQIAVELKFLEGLTTREIAEIMEITEGAVKSHLARAFEVLRKELKEWKPL